In uncultured Campylobacter sp., a genomic segment contains:
- a CDS encoding STT3 domain-containing protein gives MAERMRAFDIKALEQKAEKFNKNIADAGKFKSFDGASEIRGQGKLKGAGGYASVDKFNGAGKADSADKDGAAKFNVAGKICGGAAEFEDTAELKGTNRSKSRYGAGSDGFGLAYGACRGEDKFKSADGSSPAARTTRDGTAKFNGAGRRGGKNKFNNANGKSKFNSTSSESGAQSARNNAASSSTSSANGAGRAKRKIFGFIKNYEFSKHILLMILLAFAFSVAFRMWWVYWASGFPNYFFWDGELMINTNDGYAFAEGARDRLAGFHQPNDLSYFSASLSILTAFLAKILPFSLESIFVYLSVVCSSLIVVPILLISSEFRCMRAGFIGALVASVANSYYNRTMAGYYDTDMLNIVLAMCILWALIRICTRGSRSTLFWLGAFTIFYMWWYPSSFSLNSMMLAMFFAYTLIFKRKSRVNYEAMIIFLIALCSTPLVAKILISLVLFWLFAFRGRLLNFKSLALLGGFAVAFFIANGGLSPIIFQAKFYIFRSFADNADTAFHFFNVNQTIQESGIVPAKVFMERISSHVAVFVIAVIGYAVLCFRHKEFLLSIPLLLLGFAANKAGLRFTIYAVGVMGLSFGYILYFCVKRLDLPKIAGRAILLILTAFAIYPAWQHIVSYKVDTVFYKSEVQVFDELKDKAQREDYALSWWDYGYGIRYYSDVKTLIDGGKHLGNDNFPVSFALVRDQMSSANMARLDVEYTERGYSEKIPNKLKQILKDYNATDVNDFILSLGLADFKPPKPTRDIYYILPDRMMNIFPVVTQFSNIDITDGKQLGELFFITSDRFVQDQSGVHMDNGFSISPSLLNLEYSGRKFAINTFYETSYDASGKLAVKELNMDSSAQFYVVFMRDYGRFLLMDRAMLNSSYVQLFVFERYKSDLFEPVILNPAVKVYKLKR, from the coding sequence GTGGCGGAGAGAATGAGGGCTTTTGACATTAAGGCGCTAGAGCAGAAAGCGGAAAAATTTAATAAAAATATCGCGGATGCGGGCAAATTTAAGAGCTTTGACGGCGCGAGCGAAATTCGCGGCCAGGGTAAATTAAAAGGCGCTGGCGGGTACGCAAGCGTGGATAAATTTAACGGCGCAGGTAAAGCTGACAGCGCAGACAAAGACGGTGCAGCTAAATTTAATGTCGCAGGTAAAATTTGCGGAGGCGCGGCCGAGTTTGAGGACACAGCCGAGCTTAAAGGCACGAATAGGTCTAAGAGCCGATACGGCGCCGGCTCGGATGGATTTGGCTTGGCATACGGTGCTTGCCGCGGCGAAGATAAATTTAAAAGTGCGGATGGGTCTAGCCCGGCGGCTCGCACTACTCGCGACGGCACGGCTAAATTTAACGGCGCAGGTAGGCGCGGCGGCAAAAATAAATTTAATAATGCGAACGGCAAGAGCAAATTTAATAGCACAAGCAGCGAGAGCGGCGCACAGAGCGCTCGTAATAACGCAGCTTCGAGTAGTACTTCGAGCGCAAACGGCGCGGGTAGGGCGAAGCGCAAAATTTTCGGCTTTATAAAAAATTATGAGTTCTCCAAGCATATTTTGCTGATGATTTTGCTTGCATTTGCCTTTAGCGTGGCGTTTCGTATGTGGTGGGTGTATTGGGCGAGCGGCTTTCCGAACTACTTTTTTTGGGACGGCGAGCTGATGATAAACACCAACGACGGCTACGCCTTTGCAGAGGGCGCGCGCGACCGTCTCGCGGGCTTTCATCAGCCCAACGATCTTAGCTATTTTAGCGCGTCTCTTTCGATTTTGACTGCGTTTTTGGCTAAAATTTTACCGTTTTCGCTGGAGAGCATTTTCGTTTATCTTTCGGTGGTTTGCAGCTCGCTCATCGTAGTGCCTATTTTGCTGATCTCAAGCGAGTTTCGCTGCATGCGCGCGGGTTTCATCGGCGCGCTTGTCGCGAGCGTGGCAAATAGCTACTACAACCGCACGATGGCCGGGTATTACGACACCGATATGCTAAATATCGTGCTTGCGATGTGTATTTTGTGGGCGCTCATCCGCATTTGCACGCGCGGCTCGCGCAGCACGCTGTTTTGGCTGGGCGCGTTTACGATATTTTATATGTGGTGGTATCCGTCCAGCTTCTCGCTAAATTCCATGATGCTCGCCATGTTTTTCGCCTATACGCTGATTTTTAAGCGAAAAAGTAGGGTAAATTACGAAGCGATGATCATCTTTTTGATCGCGCTTTGCTCCACGCCTTTGGTAGCTAAAATTTTAATCTCGCTTGTGCTATTTTGGCTCTTTGCGTTTAGAGGAAGGCTGTTAAATTTTAAATCTCTAGCCCTTTTGGGCGGCTTTGCCGTGGCGTTTTTCATTGCAAACGGAGGCCTTAGCCCGATCATCTTTCAGGCAAAATTTTATATCTTCCGCTCCTTTGCGGACAACGCCGATACGGCATTTCATTTTTTCAACGTCAATCAAACGATCCAAGAATCGGGCATCGTGCCGGCTAAAGTATTTATGGAGCGCATCAGCTCGCACGTCGCGGTCTTTGTGATCGCGGTGATCGGATACGCGGTGCTTTGCTTTAGGCATAAGGAATTTTTGCTCTCGATCCCGCTTCTGCTTTTGGGCTTTGCGGCGAATAAGGCAGGTCTTAGATTTACGATCTACGCCGTGGGCGTGATGGGCTTAAGTTTCGGATATATTTTGTATTTTTGCGTAAAGCGCTTGGATCTGCCAAAGATCGCGGGGCGCGCGATACTGCTTATTTTGACGGCGTTTGCGATCTATCCCGCGTGGCAGCACATCGTCTCGTACAAGGTCGATACGGTCTTTTATAAAAGCGAGGTGCAGGTGTTTGACGAGCTCAAAGATAAGGCGCAGCGCGAGGATTACGCGCTTTCGTGGTGGGACTACGGATATGGCATACGCTATTACAGCGACGTAAAGACCCTCATCGACGGCGGCAAACACCTCGGCAACGACAATTTCCCCGTTAGCTTCGCGCTTGTTAGGGATCAGATGAGCTCTGCAAATATGGCGCGCCTGGATGTCGAATACACCGAGCGCGGATATAGCGAAAAAATTCCAAACAAGCTAAAGCAAATTTTAAAAGACTACAATGCGACCGATGTAAATGATTTTATCTTAAGCTTGGGGCTAGCCGATTTTAAGCCGCCGAAGCCTACGCGCGACATCTACTACATCCTGCCCGATCGCATGATGAATATCTTCCCCGTCGTCACGCAGTTTTCGAACATCGACATCACCGACGGCAAGCAGCTAGGCGAGCTGTTTTTCATAACGAGCGACAGGTTCGTTCAGGATCAAAGCGGCGTGCATATGGACAACGGCTTTTCGATCTCGCCGAGCCTTTTAAATTTAGAGTATAGCGGCAGAAAATTCGCGATCAATACCTTTTACGAAACGAGCTACGACGCGAGCGGCAAGCTGGCGGTCAAGGAGCTTAACATGGACAGTAGCGCGCAATTTTACGTGGTTTTCATGCGCGATTACGGGCGATTTTTGCTGATGGATCGAGCCATGCTAAACTCTAGCTACGTGCAACTTTTCGTATTTGAGCGCTACAAAAGCGATCTGTTTGAGCCGGTGATCTTAAATCCTGCGGTGAAGGTGTATAAATTAAAGCGTTAA
- a CDS encoding glycosyltransferase translates to MKRLSVFIYSMGGGGAERVVSNLLGELTARYEVHLVLMNERIFYEIPSGVRIHFIEKSAPFENGLLKLAKLPFLALRYKKLCERLGIDIHFVWMNRPCYVAALARVYGLGGAMIFNECSTPSVLYKDASFKSKISKLLLRKLYPKADFIFPNSLGNLRDLADNFGIDERKMSVLYNAIDLDEIGRKASEPIAQERPFFLSVGRLDAGKNHALLIRAYANLKNNDKDLLILGDGVLRAELEALIEELGLSGRVKLLGFDANPYKYMARCYAFVFVSLFEGFSNALIEALACGKLVISSDHQSGARELMGQSEWGVLVGVNDLESTQAAMQKALDDENYVKFYEKKAKIRASFFDKKRIASELIAKIEQIDEGK, encoded by the coding sequence ATGAAGAGATTAAGCGTTTTTATATATTCGATGGGCGGCGGCGGCGCCGAGCGCGTCGTAAGCAACCTCTTAGGCGAGCTTACGGCGCGCTACGAGGTGCATCTGGTGCTGATGAACGAGAGGATTTTTTATGAAATTCCAAGCGGCGTGCGGATCCATTTCATCGAAAAATCAGCCCCTTTTGAAAACGGGCTGCTGAAGCTTGCAAAGCTGCCGTTTTTGGCGTTGCGCTACAAAAAGCTATGCGAGAGGCTGGGTATCGACATCCACTTCGTTTGGATGAACCGCCCTTGTTACGTGGCGGCGCTGGCGCGAGTTTACGGATTGGGCGGAGCGATGATTTTTAACGAATGCTCGACGCCGTCGGTGCTGTATAAAGATGCGAGCTTTAAATCCAAAATTTCAAAGCTTCTGCTGCGCAAGCTCTATCCGAAGGCCGATTTTATCTTTCCAAACTCGCTCGGAAATTTGCGCGATCTGGCGGATAATTTTGGAATCGACGAGCGCAAGATGAGCGTGCTGTATAACGCGATTGATTTGGATGAGATCGGTCGTAAAGCGAGCGAGCCTATCGCGCAGGAGCGGCCCTTTTTCCTAAGCGTCGGCAGGCTCGATGCGGGTAAAAACCACGCGCTTTTGATCCGCGCGTATGCGAATTTAAAAAATAATGACAAAGACCTGCTGATCTTGGGCGACGGCGTGCTGCGAGCCGAGCTTGAGGCCCTGATAGAGGAGCTCGGCTTAAGCGGCCGCGTTAAGCTTTTGGGCTTTGACGCAAACCCGTATAAATATATGGCCAGATGCTACGCGTTTGTCTTCGTAAGCCTTTTTGAGGGGTTTTCAAACGCGCTTATCGAAGCGCTTGCGTGCGGCAAGCTCGTGATTTCAAGCGATCATCAAAGCGGTGCGCGCGAGCTTATGGGGCAAAGCGAATGGGGCGTACTGGTGGGCGTAAACGATCTAGAAAGCACTCAAGCGGCGATGCAAAAAGCGCTGGATGATGAAAATTATGTAAAATTTTATGAGAAAAAGGCTAAAATTAGAGCCTCGTTTTTCGATAAAAAACGGATAGCAAGCGAGCTAATCGCAAAAATAGAACAAATCGACGAAGGAAAATAG
- a CDS encoding glycosyltransferase, with product MKILFVIAALRNGGAERVLQVLANHFARANNVTIAILENDEGRYKFSEKIKFLHLDVYENGGRFDKYRILRECFKRERPSVIISFMDWTNVACVIASFGLGIPLIATEHNAHDYLPSGLFSRVRDLCYKKADALTVLTRSDFEYYSRFVKNCFIVHNPFFGEVDGAKSVKRNVILSVGRLEPVKGYEIYFDALSGIDKSLLAKWEILIAGDGSLRESLRELAARLGLEVRFLGHKQDVSELYKEAKIFVLSSLNEGLPNVLIESAFYGCVRLSSDTAGAKELIKDGFSGVLFKCGDANELASKLENLMRDEALRDTLVQNANENLDDFSQERIVELWQGLIDRFARK from the coding sequence ATGAAAATTTTATTCGTCATCGCGGCTCTTAGAAACGGCGGCGCCGAGCGCGTGCTTCAGGTTTTGGCGAATCATTTTGCGCGTGCAAACAACGTTACGATCGCGATTTTGGAAAACGACGAGGGCAGGTATAAATTTAGCGAAAAGATAAAATTTTTGCATCTGGATGTTTATGAAAATGGCGGCAGGTTCGATAAATACAGAATTTTACGCGAGTGTTTCAAGCGAGAGCGACCAAGCGTCATCATCAGCTTTATGGACTGGACGAACGTAGCGTGCGTGATCGCAAGCTTCGGGCTAGGCATCCCGCTCATCGCGACAGAGCACAACGCGCACGATTATCTGCCAAGCGGGCTTTTTAGCCGCGTGCGCGATCTGTGCTATAAAAAAGCGGACGCGCTTACGGTGCTTACGCGCTCGGACTTTGAGTACTATTCGCGATTTGTTAAAAACTGCTTTATCGTGCACAACCCCTTTTTCGGCGAGGTTGATGGCGCTAAAAGCGTCAAGCGAAACGTGATCTTAAGCGTCGGCAGGCTCGAGCCTGTCAAGGGGTATGAAATTTACTTTGACGCGCTAAGCGGGATCGATAAAAGCCTGCTTGCTAAGTGGGAAATTTTAATTGCAGGCGACGGATCGCTGCGCGAAAGCTTGCGCGAGCTAGCGGCGCGGCTTGGGCTTGAAGTGCGATTTTTGGGGCACAAGCAGGACGTGAGCGAGTTGTATAAAGAAGCTAAAATTTTTGTGCTAAGCTCGCTTAACGAGGGGCTTCCGAACGTGCTGATCGAGTCCGCGTTTTACGGCTGCGTACGGCTTAGCAGCGACACTGCGGGTGCAAAAGAGCTCATAAAGGACGGCTTTAGCGGCGTTTTGTTTAAATGCGGCGATGCGAATGAGCTTGCGAGCAAGCTTGAAAATTTGATGCGCGATGAGGCGCTGCGAGACACTCTCGTGCAAAATGCAAATGAAAATTTAGACGATTTTTCGCAGGAGCGCATAGTCGAGCTCTGGCAGGGCTTGATCGATCGGTTTGCGCGCAAATAG
- a CDS encoding nucleoside-diphosphate sugar epimerase/dehydratase — MLLKPTKFSRFAFFLLGDIFISILSVYIAFLLRFSGDIPNEFYKGALLSASSLTAIKICYFWFLRIYLVPWRFFGLYEARKLFYAHVMAALTFLILFFLASKIFNPFPRSVIIIDAAISFILISGVRISKRMFLSEKKNITNNEPCIVVGATSKTFHVLKGMRQKYINYYPVGVVDGRPELVGTYCENYVVRAKGEIPQMIKDSGAKTAIIALALYPDELKELYDELFAYGLKDIKLFSLLEDESKKIRDVSIEDLLARKPKDLDTKAIENFIKDKIVLVTGAGGTIGSEICKQCLKFGAKRLIMVEHSEFNLYSINEATGADARNELKMINIVYHRELEEVFAEFHPEVVVHAAAYKHVPLCEFNPHLAVKNNIIGTKNVIDLSKKHGAKKVVLISTDKAVRPTNIMGTTKRICELYALNSNDAASDTQIVAVRFGNVLGSSGSVIPKFKRQIEANEPLTVTHPEITRYFMLVSEACQLVLQAASIAQGGELFVLDMGEPVKIADLAKRMLQLAGKEELGIKFVGLRPGEKLYEELLIDENDKSTKYQSIFVTHSAKYDLEELSSQIEELSECEDAQVADKLKRIVPEFSHRLNDMKGTA; from the coding sequence ATGTTACTAAAACCCACTAAATTTAGCCGCTTTGCGTTTTTTTTACTAGGAGATATTTTTATCTCGATCCTCTCCGTTTATATCGCGTTTTTGCTGCGATTTAGCGGAGATATACCGAATGAATTCTACAAAGGCGCGCTGCTTAGCGCCTCGAGCCTCACGGCGATTAAAATTTGCTACTTTTGGTTTTTGCGGATCTATTTAGTTCCGTGGAGATTTTTCGGACTATACGAAGCTAGAAAGCTCTTTTACGCGCACGTGATGGCGGCGCTTACCTTTTTGATCCTGTTTTTTCTAGCGAGTAAAATTTTTAACCCGTTCCCGCGCTCGGTCATCATCATCGATGCGGCGATCTCGTTTATTTTAATCAGCGGGGTTAGAATTTCAAAGCGGATGTTTCTAAGCGAGAAGAAAAACATCACGAATAACGAGCCCTGCATCGTCGTGGGCGCTACGAGCAAGACCTTTCACGTCCTAAAAGGTATGCGGCAAAAATATATCAATTACTATCCCGTGGGCGTCGTGGACGGGCGGCCTGAGTTAGTAGGGACGTATTGCGAAAACTACGTCGTCAGAGCCAAGGGCGAAATTCCGCAGATGATCAAAGATAGCGGCGCCAAAACCGCAATCATCGCGCTGGCGCTATATCCGGACGAGTTAAAGGAGCTCTACGACGAGCTGTTTGCATACGGGCTAAAGGATATCAAGCTCTTTTCGCTTTTGGAGGATGAGAGCAAAAAGATCCGCGACGTATCGATTGAGGATCTGCTCGCGCGCAAGCCCAAAGACCTCGACACCAAGGCGATCGAAAATTTTATCAAAGACAAAATCGTGCTGGTAACGGGCGCGGGCGGCACGATAGGAAGCGAAATTTGTAAGCAATGCTTAAAATTCGGCGCAAAGCGTCTTATCATGGTCGAACACAGCGAGTTTAACCTCTACTCGATCAACGAAGCGACCGGCGCGGACGCGCGCAACGAGCTAAAGATGATAAATATCGTCTATCATCGCGAGCTGGAAGAGGTTTTTGCAGAATTTCATCCAGAGGTGGTCGTGCACGCAGCGGCGTATAAACACGTGCCGCTATGCGAGTTTAATCCGCACCTGGCGGTCAAAAACAACATCATCGGCACAAAAAACGTAATCGATCTGTCCAAAAAACATGGCGCGAAAAAGGTCGTTTTGATCTCGACCGACAAGGCGGTGCGACCGACGAACATTATGGGCACGACGAAGCGCATTTGCGAGCTTTACGCGCTAAATTCCAACGACGCGGCAAGCGACACGCAGATCGTCGCCGTCCGTTTCGGAAACGTGCTCGGCTCAAGCGGCAGCGTCATCCCTAAATTTAAACGCCAGATCGAAGCGAACGAGCCGCTTACCGTTACGCACCCCGAGATTACGAGATATTTTATGCTCGTTAGCGAGGCGTGTCAGCTCGTGCTTCAGGCGGCCTCCATCGCGCAGGGCGGCGAGCTTTTCGTGCTGGATATGGGCGAGCCCGTAAAGATCGCCGATCTTGCCAAGCGAATGCTGCAGCTTGCCGGCAAGGAGGAGCTGGGCATTAAATTTGTAGGTCTGCGTCCCGGCGAGAAGCTTTACGAGGAGCTTTTGATCGACGAAAACGACAAGAGCACGAAGTACCAATCCATATTCGTAACCCACTCCGCAAAATACGACCTAGAGGAGCTAAGCTCGCAGATCGAGGAGCTCTCGGAGTGCGAGGACGCGCAGGTCGCGGATAAGCTAAAGCGTATCGTGCCCGAGTTTTCGCACCGATTGAACGATATGAAGGGCACGGCTTGA
- the pglD gene encoding UDP-N-acetylbacillosamine N-acetyltransferase translates to MGTTKIYVYGASGHGLVVADVALAARGAKFSEVVFLDDAAGLKFSEDLPKHPVIIAIGDNKTRAKIQERVARAGFEIATLIHQSAIVSPSAAIGEGAVVMPGAVINARAKIGRGAIINSGVVIEHECEIGEFAHISPNAALAGGVKVGAFSHVGIGASVIQRLSIGQRCIIGAGAAVVRDIPSGCTAVGVPARIVKKSDQI, encoded by the coding sequence ATGGGCACAACTAAAATTTACGTTTACGGCGCGAGCGGACATGGGCTAGTGGTCGCGGACGTCGCGCTAGCCGCGCGTGGGGCTAAATTTAGCGAGGTCGTTTTTTTAGACGACGCGGCAGGGCTGAAATTTAGCGAGGATCTGCCGAAGCATCCCGTAATAATCGCAATCGGCGATAATAAAACTCGTGCAAAGATCCAAGAGAGGGTGGCGCGAGCGGGTTTTGAGATAGCGACGCTGATTCATCAAAGCGCCATCGTTAGCCCAAGCGCCGCTATCGGCGAGGGCGCGGTCGTAATGCCGGGCGCCGTGATAAATGCGCGAGCTAAAATCGGCCGAGGCGCGATAATCAACTCAGGCGTCGTAATCGAGCATGAGTGCGAGATCGGCGAGTTTGCGCACATTAGCCCTAACGCGGCGCTTGCGGGCGGCGTGAAAGTGGGGGCGTTTTCGCACGTGGGCATCGGCGCTAGCGTTATTCAGAGGCTAAGTATCGGGCAGCGCTGCATCATCGGCGCGGGCGCTGCGGTCGTGCGCGACATACCTAGCGGTTGCACGGCGGTAGGCGTACCCGCTCGGATAGTTAAAAAAAGCGATCAAATTTAA
- the pglC gene encoding undecaprenyl phosphate N,N'-diacetylbacillosamine 1-phosphate transferase encodes MYRCFLKRALDFTAALVLIILVSPVMALTWFLIRKHISKSAIFTQSRPGLDEQIFKIYKFKTMSDERGADGELLPDEARLNDYGKKIRALSLDELPQLFNVLKGDMSFIGPRPLLTEYLPLYSPQQRLRHSVRPGITGLAQVNGRNAISWEKKFEFDTYYAQNLSFALDLKIALLTIKKVLAKEGVNKEGVATTEKFNGHN; translated from the coding sequence ATGTATAGGTGTTTTTTAAAGCGCGCGCTCGATTTTACGGCGGCTTTGGTTTTGATCATTTTGGTTTCGCCCGTGATGGCGCTTACATGGTTTTTGATCCGTAAGCACATTAGCAAAAGCGCGATTTTTACGCAATCTCGCCCTGGGCTTGATGAGCAAATTTTTAAAATTTATAAATTTAAAACGATGAGCGATGAGCGCGGCGCAGACGGCGAACTTCTACCCGACGAAGCGCGGCTGAACGATTACGGCAAAAAAATCCGCGCACTAAGCCTGGATGAGCTGCCGCAGCTTTTCAACGTGCTAAAGGGCGATATGAGCTTCATCGGGCCGCGCCCTTTACTGACCGAATACCTGCCGCTTTATTCGCCGCAGCAGCGCCTGCGACACAGCGTGCGCCCGGGCATCACGGGGCTTGCGCAGGTAAACGGACGCAACGCGATCAGCTGGGAGAAAAAATTTGAGTTCGATACGTATTACGCGCAAAATTTAAGCTTCGCGCTCGATCTTAAGATCGCGCTTTTAACGATAAAAAAGGTGCTTGCAAAAGAGGGAGTGAATAAAGAGGGCGTGGCGACGACGGAGAAATTTAATGGGCACAACTAA
- a CDS encoding glycosyltransferase family 4 protein → MARIGFLSHESMSLYFFRAPIMRALKERGHEIYAIAPAGDYTQRLASEFHAATYELDKASINPFKVLKNSEDLAAVLRDLNLDMLQTSAHKSNVFGTFAAKKAGVKTVLNLVEGLGSFYVDSDVKSLLIRAVIERLYKRSLALSDGCIFVNDADPDYFLAKGLTREDKIYRIKSVGVDASYFDPDVCEGADLGERKVVLMMGRALWHKGIKEFYEAAELLKDRTDASFVFVGSGYAGNRSSADEAFLKSPFVRWIPWSEQVRGLYKSAYMFVLPSYKEGFPRTVLEAMSMARACVVSDCSGCVEAVQEGVNGLICRTRDAGDLARKIEILLDDTALCERLGQNGREMVLANYDEKIVTEKYLEVYRKFIDV, encoded by the coding sequence GTGGCGCGCATAGGGTTTCTTTCGCACGAAAGCATGAGCCTGTATTTCTTTCGCGCGCCGATAATGCGGGCTCTTAAAGAGCGCGGTCATGAAATTTACGCAATCGCGCCCGCGGGCGATTACACGCAAAGGCTTGCGAGCGAATTTCACGCCGCGACCTACGAGCTTGACAAGGCCTCGATCAACCCTTTCAAAGTGCTTAAAAACAGCGAGGATTTGGCCGCCGTTTTGCGCGATCTAAACCTAGATATGCTTCAGACCTCTGCGCACAAATCAAACGTCTTCGGCACCTTCGCGGCGAAAAAGGCGGGCGTCAAAACCGTGTTAAATTTAGTAGAGGGGCTCGGCAGCTTCTATGTGGATAGCGACGTAAAATCGCTTCTAATTAGAGCTGTGATCGAGCGGCTTTATAAGCGATCTTTGGCGCTTAGCGACGGCTGCATCTTCGTAAATGACGCCGATCCCGATTATTTTTTGGCTAAGGGCCTTACTCGCGAGGATAAAATTTACCGCATCAAAAGCGTGGGCGTGGACGCGAGCTACTTCGATCCGGACGTATGCGAAGGGGCGGATCTGGGCGAGCGGAAGGTGGTTTTGATGATGGGGCGCGCGCTTTGGCACAAGGGGATTAAGGAATTTTACGAAGCGGCCGAGCTTTTAAAAGATCGCACGGACGCAAGTTTCGTCTTCGTAGGCAGCGGATATGCTGGAAATCGAAGTAGCGCGGACGAAGCCTTTTTAAAAAGCCCGTTCGTGCGCTGGATACCTTGGAGCGAGCAGGTTCGAGGGCTGTATAAAAGCGCGTATATGTTCGTGCTGCCTAGCTACAAGGAGGGCTTTCCGCGCACGGTTTTAGAGGCGATGAGCATGGCGCGAGCCTGCGTGGTAAGCGATTGCAGCGGCTGCGTAGAAGCCGTGCAAGAAGGCGTCAACGGCTTAATATGCCGCACTCGCGATGCGGGTGATCTTGCGCGAAAGATCGAAATTTTATTGGACGATACTGCGCTTTGCGAGAGGCTCGGGCAAAACGGGCGTGAGATGGTGCTCGCAAATTACGACGAAAAGATCGTCACGGAAAAATATTTAGAGGTTTATAGGAAATTTATCGATGTATAG
- the pglE gene encoding UDP-N-acetylbacillosamine transaminase has product MARVFLSPPNMGGDELEYIKKVFESNYIAPLGEYVDRFENSVKAYTKTRGALALNAGTAALHLALRCSGAKDGDVVLGSTFTFMASLNPIFYERCVPVLIDSDESWNLSPKLLKEAIKKSPKKPKALIVTHLYGQAAKMDEICEICANENIDLIEDAAEALGGFYKGKALGGIGKCGALSFNGNKIITTSGGGMLISNDEELIAKARFYSTQAREPLLHYEHKDYGYNYRLSNVLGAIGVGQMEVLPQRVKRKREIFKIYEDLFRGTDVEFMPEVGGGEGNRWLTTLLFKQKGAHLKVIDALNKADIESRPLWKPMHLQSIFAGALSVVDGTSEDMFERGICLPSGTDMSDETIERVVKIVKENI; this is encoded by the coding sequence ATGGCAAGAGTATTTTTAAGCCCGCCGAATATGGGCGGCGATGAGCTTGAGTATATAAAAAAAGTATTTGAGAGCAACTATATAGCGCCTTTGGGCGAATATGTCGATAGATTTGAAAACAGCGTCAAAGCTTATACCAAAACGCGAGGCGCGTTGGCGCTAAACGCAGGCACGGCGGCGCTTCATCTGGCGCTTCGCTGCAGCGGCGCAAAGGACGGCGACGTGGTGCTAGGGTCCACGTTTACCTTCATGGCGTCGCTAAATCCGATATTTTACGAGCGCTGCGTGCCTGTGCTGATAGACAGCGACGAGAGCTGGAATTTAAGCCCGAAGCTACTTAAAGAAGCGATCAAAAAATCGCCGAAAAAGCCAAAGGCGCTAATCGTCACGCACCTTTACGGACAGGCTGCGAAGATGGATGAGATATGCGAAATTTGCGCTAATGAAAATATCGATCTCATCGAGGATGCTGCGGAGGCGCTGGGCGGATTTTATAAAGGCAAAGCGCTGGGCGGCATCGGAAAATGCGGCGCGCTAAGCTTCAACGGCAATAAAATCATCACTACCTCTGGTGGCGGAATGCTGATCTCAAACGACGAGGAGCTAATCGCTAAGGCTAGATTTTACAGTACCCAGGCGCGCGAGCCGCTGCTTCACTACGAGCACAAGGACTACGGCTATAACTACCGCTTAAGCAATGTCTTGGGCGCTATCGGCGTAGGCCAGATGGAGGTCTTGCCGCAGCGCGTTAAAAGAAAGCGCGAAATTTTTAAAATTTACGAGGATCTGTTTAGGGGCACCGACGTGGAGTTTATGCCGGAAGTTGGTGGCGGCGAGGGCAACAGATGGCTTACTACTCTGCTATTTAAGCAAAAAGGCGCTCATCTAAAGGTTATCGACGCTCTGAATAAAGCCGATATCGAATCTCGCCCGCTTTGGAAGCCGATGCATCTGCAAAGCATCTTCGCAGGCGCGCTTAGCGTAGTTGACGGCACGAGCGAGGATATGTTTGAACGCGGCATCTGCCTGCCTAGCGGCACAGATATGAGCGACGAGACGATCGAGCGCGTCGTAAAAATCGTAAAAGAAAACATTTGA